One window of the Klebsiella sp. WP3-W18-ESBL-02 genome contains the following:
- the ntrB gene encoding nitrate ABC transporter permease — MKSRNKTVEKMPAPAGEVITLPPVQVRRQAPVWGRRIRGLAERAIPALMGLGMLVLLWQLAAVNSKGFPTPLSTLDSALTLFADPFYNNGPNDVGVGWNVLASLQRVAVGFGLAALVGIPLGFLIGRFTFCSRMFTPLIALLRPVSPLAWLPIGLLLFQKAEPASSWTIFICSIWPMVINTAEGVRRIPQDYLNVARVLQLSEWTVMRKILFPAVLPSVLTGVRLSIGIAWLVIVAAEMLTGGLGIGFWIWNEWNNLNVENILIAIVIIGVVGLLLEQGLMLIARRFSWQEK; from the coding sequence ATGAAGAGCAGAAACAAAACCGTTGAGAAGATGCCCGCGCCAGCGGGAGAAGTGATTACGCTGCCGCCGGTGCAGGTACGTCGACAGGCCCCCGTATGGGGTCGGCGGATTCGCGGTCTGGCTGAGCGCGCGATCCCGGCGCTGATGGGATTAGGCATGCTGGTGCTGCTCTGGCAACTGGCGGCAGTCAACAGCAAAGGTTTTCCGACCCCGCTAAGCACGCTCGACTCCGCGCTGACGCTGTTCGCCGATCCGTTCTACAACAATGGCCCTAACGATGTGGGCGTTGGCTGGAATGTGCTGGCGTCGCTCCAGCGTGTGGCCGTGGGGTTCGGTCTGGCGGCGCTGGTCGGGATCCCGCTGGGCTTCCTGATTGGCCGCTTTACCTTTTGTTCCCGCATGTTTACGCCGCTTATCGCACTGCTGCGCCCGGTCAGCCCGCTGGCGTGGCTGCCAATTGGCCTGCTGTTGTTCCAGAAGGCGGAGCCTGCCTCGAGCTGGACCATTTTTATCTGCTCTATCTGGCCGATGGTGATCAACACCGCTGAAGGGGTCAGACGCATTCCGCAGGACTACCTCAACGTTGCGCGGGTGCTACAGCTTTCTGAATGGACGGTCATGCGCAAAATCCTCTTCCCGGCGGTATTGCCCTCGGTACTGACCGGCGTTCGGCTGTCGATCGGTATCGCCTGGCTGGTGATTGTGGCGGCGGAAATGCTCACCGGTGGTCTGGGCATTGGTTTTTGGATCTGGAACGAGTGGAACAACCTCAACGTGGAAAACATCCTCATTGCGATCGTCATCATTGGCGTCGTCGGGCTGCTGCTGGAGCAGGGGCTGATGCTGATTGCGCGTCGTTTTAGCTGGCAAGAGAAATAA
- a CDS encoding ABC transporter ATP-binding protein, whose amino-acid sequence MKPLIQVQAVSQRFHTASGEFLALQNVSFDIHEGETVSLIGHSGCGKSTLLNLIAGITLPSEGGLICDNREIAGPGPERAVVFQNHSLLPWLTCFDNVALAVDHVFRRSMSQAERREWIEHNLDRVQMGHAMHKRPAEISGGMKQRVGIARALAMKPKVLLMDEPFGALDALTRAHLQDSVMQIQQALNTTIVLITHDVDEAVLLSDRVLMMTNGPAASVGEILEVNLPRPRNRVQLADDGRYHHLRQQILHFLYEKQPKAA is encoded by the coding sequence ATGAAACCATTAATTCAGGTCCAGGCCGTGAGCCAGCGTTTCCATACCGCCAGCGGCGAGTTTCTGGCTTTACAAAACGTCTCGTTTGATATTCACGAAGGGGAAACGGTGAGTCTGATAGGCCATTCTGGCTGTGGGAAATCCACGCTGCTCAACCTGATCGCCGGGATTACCCTGCCAAGCGAAGGCGGGCTGATTTGCGATAACCGGGAGATCGCGGGGCCGGGACCGGAGCGGGCGGTGGTGTTCCAGAACCATTCGCTGCTGCCGTGGCTGACCTGCTTTGATAACGTCGCGCTGGCGGTTGACCACGTTTTCCGCCGCAGCATGAGCCAGGCCGAGCGCCGGGAGTGGATTGAACACAACCTCGATCGTGTACAGATGGGTCATGCGATGCACAAACGGCCTGCGGAAATCTCCGGCGGCATGAAACAGCGCGTTGGCATTGCCCGTGCGCTGGCGATGAAACCTAAGGTGCTGCTGATGGATGAACCGTTCGGTGCGCTGGACGCGCTGACCCGCGCGCATTTGCAGGATTCGGTGATGCAGATCCAGCAGGCGCTGAATACCACCATCGTCTTGATAACCCACGACGTGGATGAAGCGGTGCTGCTCTCCGATCGCGTGCTGATGATGACCAACGGCCCGGCGGCCAGCGTGGGCGAAATACTGGAGGTTAATCTGCCGCGCCCGCGCAATCGGGTACAGCTGGCTGATGACGGGCGCTATCACCATCTGCGTCAGCAGATTCTGCATTTCCTCTACGAAAAACAGCCCAAAGCGGCGTAA